In the Vigna unguiculata cultivar IT97K-499-35 unplaced genomic scaffold, ASM411807v1 contig_456, whole genome shotgun sequence genome, GACCTCAGGCAGCTGGTCGAGTATATGCTATGACGGGCACAGAGGCGAACAGAGCAGGTAACCTCATCTTTGCGTCTTGCATGATTGGTGGTAGGAGTCTATGTGTACTATACGATTcaggagcgacacactcttttgtgtcggAGTCTATAGTGTTGGAGTTGGGCCTTCCGGCGAAGGAGCTCCAATATGACCTGGTGGTATCCACGCCTGCTTCTGGGTTGATCAGGACTTCGACCGTGTGTGCTAGATGCCGGATTGAGGTTGAGGGACGCCAATACCGGGGTAAACCTGATCTGTTTACCTTTGGAGGGCTTGgatgtgatcttgggaatggattgcTTATCTGCTAATCACATTCTCATTGATTGCAATGAGAAGAGGGTGATGTTTCCCAGCTTAGAGGATGATGTTATGTGGATGTCCTCACAGCAGGTGGATCAAGCCATCCGTGAGGGATCTCAGTGTTTCTTGATTTTAACTCAAGTATCTGTTGAGAAGGAGGGCGGACACCTTGAGACGACAGTGGTGAGGGAATTCTCTGATGTTTTCCTTGAGGAGGTACCCAGTTTGCCCCCATCCAGAGAAATcgagttctctattgatctgGTACCTAGAGCAGGGCCAGTATCAATAGCACCTTACAAGATGGCTCCTACTGAACTGGTAGAGTTGAAAGAGCAGATTGAGGAACTGTTAGAGAAACAATTCATCAGGCCCAGTGTGTCACCTTGGGGAACGCCGGTGTTGCTAGTTAAGAAAAAGGATGGCAGCTCCAGGCTTTGTGTAGATTACCGGCAACTCAACAAGCTAACCATCAAGAACAAATATCCTCTGCCAAGgatagatgacttgatggatcagttgcacggTGTTGTAGTGTTTTCAAAAATCGACTTGAGATCAGGATACCATCATATTAGAGTTAAGGTTGGTGATGTGCAGAAGACCGCTTTCAGGTCTAGATATGGGCACTACGAGTACGTAGTGATGCCctttggtgtgaccaacgcccctgccttgttcatggactacatgaaccgaaTTTTCAGGCCTTTTCTAGACAAGTTCGTGGTGGTTTTCATCGACAACATCTTAATATACTCCTGTACTCATGAAGAACATGTGGAGCATCTAAGGACAGTTCTAAGtattttgagagagaagcaacTCTATGCaaagttgtccaagtgcgagttTTGGATGACCACGGTCCAATTCTTGGGACATGTGATCTCGGCCCAGGGTATATCAGTGGACCCATCCAAAGTCGAGGCTGTATTAAAATGGGAGCGTCCTAAATCAGCGACAGAGATTAGAAGCTTTGTGGGACTGGCAGGATACTATCGGAGGTTCATTGAAGGGTTTTCTAAGATTGTGGCACCTTTAACTCAGTTGACTCGTAAGGATCAGCCTTTTGCTTGGACTGACCAGTGTGAAAATAGTTTCCAAGAGCTGAAGCAAAAGCTGACCagtgctcctatattggtgATCCCTGATACCAGTAGACCCTTTGAGGTATACTGTGATGCATCCCATCAGGGGTTAGGGtgtgttttgatgcaagaaagGAGAGTGGTTGCCTATGCCTCCAGGTAGCTTAAGagtcatgagaagaactaccccacaCATGATCTCGAGTTAGCGGCGGTGGTGTTTGCACTGAAAATCTGGAGACATTATCTGTATGGTGCTCAGTTCCAGGTTTTCAGTGATCACAAGAGCCTGAAGTACCTGTTCGACCAGAAAGAattgaacatgaggcagagacgATGGATGGAGTTTTTAAAAGACTTTGATTTTGAACTGTTGTACCACCCGGGGAAAGCGAATGTGGTGGCGGACGCTTAAGCAAAAAAACAGTTCACGCCtcttacatgatggtcatagaGTTGGAATTGGTGGAACAGTTCAGAGACATCCAGTTACAGGTGACTTTAGGAGAGGGCGTCATTAGATGCAACCGCCTAATCGTGTCTAGTGATTTCCTCGTCTTGATAAAGGAGAGACAGTTATCTGACCCCAAATAACGGGAGACAATGGAATGTCTTGTCTTGGTACAGAGAAAGCCAAGGGCTTTGAAATGGGAGGTGATGGGGTATTGAGATTCAGAGGCAGGATCTGCATACCTGAGGATTTGGAGGTGAAGGGCATGATTCTTGAAGAGGGGCACAAGAGTCGTTTTAGCATGCACCCAggcatgactaaaatgtatcataATCTGAGAGAATCGTTATGGTGGACGGGCATGAAGTCAGACATTGCTCGGTATGTGTCATCCTGTTTGACCTGTCAAAAGGCTAAGACAGAACATCAGAGGCCTGGAGGGATGCTGCAACAGTTGGAGATGCCAGAGTGGAAGTGGGATGACATTgctatggattttgttacccatttACCACGGACGGTGAGGAACCATGATGCTATATGGGTTATAGTGGACCGTCTGACCAAGAGTACCCATTTCCTCGTAGTGAACCTAAGAATGTCCATGACGAAGTTGGCACAAATGTATATCAATGAGATTGTGAGACTACATGGAGTTCCATTGAGCATAGTCTCTGATAGGGATCCACGTTTCACCTCCCGTTTCTGGCAGACGTTGCAGAATGCCATGGGTAGCAGACTGACCATGAGCTCAGCTTACCACCCCCAGACGGATGGCCAGTCCGAGAGGACAATACAGTCTCTTGAAGACCTCTTGCGGACGTGTGTGCTAGATCATCTTGGTACGTGGGATGAAGTCCTGCCTCTGGTGGAGTTTACCTATAATAACAGTTTCCATGCAAGCATTAGCATGGCGCCATATGAAGCTCTCTATGGCAGGAGGTGCAGGACCCCCTTGTGATGGTACCAAGACAGAGAGTCGGTAGTTGTAGGGCCAGAATTGATGAGGCAAACTACGGAAAAGGTTAAGCAGATACAAGAAAGGATGAAGGCATCTCAGAGCAGACAGAAATCCTATGCTGATCAAAGGAGAAGACCTTTGGAGTTTGCAGTGggagatcatgttttcttgagGGTTACCCCAACCACCGGTGTGGGGAGGGCTATTCACTCAAGGAAGCTGTCTCCTAAGTTCATCGGCCTATATCAGATTCTGAGGAAGATTTGACCAATGGCTTATGAGATCGCTCTACCTCCTCAGCTGTCTAACCTTCACTTTGTATTCATGTCTCTCAACTTAGAAAATATGTGTATGATCCCTCACATGTGCTTGAGTCAGAAGATCTACAAGTTAGAAGAGACCTCTCCGTAGAGGTTCAACCGGTGAGTCTTGGCGATAGTCAGACTAGACAGCGTAAGGGGAAATCGATCACTCTAGTTCAGGTCAACTGGGATAAGAGAATGGGGGATTCCACGTGGGAACTTGAAGAGGAAGTGAAGAAATCGTATCCACATCTGTTCTCTGGTGAGTCTTAATTTTCGGGACGAAaatttgttgttggggagattgTGAAGACCCACATTTCAGCCCCCTAATCTCTCCTCTCTCTCTGCCACCCACACCACTGAAACACTTTGCACCTCACAGCACCCTTCTCCCTTTTCTCTTCTCTGCCTTCTCTCTACCAAAAGAGAAAATTCTGAATCACTCCTCTCTAATTGCAGAATCCAAACCCAGAGCCAATTCAAAATCTCCCCTCTTGGCTTCaactcctccttctcctccatGTAAGTCACTCCCAACCATCTCATTCCTTTTAATTCGACAATTTCTAGAATCCCTTTCTGCTGTTGGGAACTCATCTCATTTTGAACCTGTAATTCCAGTTCTCTGAGTGGTACAACTGAAGCTCTTGAGAGGGAGGGTCCTAGTTAATTAGAAAGATAtatagaggtaagggaagctaactccTCTCCTCAAATTGTATAGAAAATCCATGGATGAGCTTGAATTATGTAGTTGAGTGATGAATTCGTGTTTGTATTGCGGGTATTGGTGAAAATTACTTGTTGATTGATAGAAACTGGTCTGTTGCATGTGGGAATAGGTGTGTGAcatggtattttcgcctaggcgagttactctcgcctgagcgaaagcATCAGGAGACGCACCTCTGTTCCTGCgtgaagtctcgcctaggcgagctggggtcgcCTGAGCAAGATAACGATCTCGTCTGGGCGAACcagcctagcctgagcgagagttcgtccatgttttctcttttgccaTTGTtaatgtctcgcctaggcaagactgactcacctgagcgagataaccTCTCACCTAGACTAGAAtttttagcctgagcgagaactacTGCAGTGATAGTGATCCACATCTGTTTTCTTTGGTagaaatatatgtttaatgCATCTTTGTGCAACTTAGTTCTGTATGCTTTGACTGTTATCATTGATGTATTGTATGATTTAATTGGATGAATATAAGTTATGCGAAGATGaggttaaaaattgaatttcaagggaaatccaAGTGGAATAGTAATGTGTAAGGATGTGAGGAATCTAaaatggttggtatcctgaaactccaataaccATTCAAGCtcagatagagtagaatggattatgtcgtgaggagtagcaggaggtcctcgtcgtcggacttgatcaagtcttagatgtggaggggacttaccctgggaacggtcgggtgaatactccatgtgtccagactctgcagagtctgggaaccgttacagatgcaagccaccaagagctctaACGTTccttacacaatccggatattgagtcgaTAAAACTATGATTGTATTATATGCTATGAATGATATCTCAAATTACAAAGTGTGATTTATGTTGTTTCTTTCAGTTGGCTTACCcttctttttgtttgtgttgtcTGCTTTTGTATATTTTGTCCTTTTACTATGATCACCTGTGTTTGATGGGAGCAGAGCAGAAACCAGGTGGAGATACCCCTCCTAAGTAGGGGTTGGAGCATGGCAGGGAATGTTCGTTGCAATTAATTTCTGATTGTATGTTTTGGAGTGGTGTAGTTTAGCATCCTTTCAATTTCTATTAccttgtatatattatatatatatatatatatatatatgtatgtatgtataagtAATAGCCCAGAGGACTGTACTAGGTCATATATTGCGTGTATATGATTGTTTTCTTTCGACTATCTGCACTCTTTgatcatgatataatattttgtttgatagtgtggaaaactattaaatgggatgttacacattggtgcaccaagaattttatggtactcatttggggacacctggaggccattccaacctttacatctcaaaaaccatgaatttcattttttcagaaaacacCCCACCAACCATCACCTAAGCcatgccacaccgaccaacttggccatgtgcaaaacacacagaactcaaaacattcgtgcaccaagaattttatggtactaatttggggacatttagaggccaatccaaccttcacatctcaaaaaccatgaatttcagtttttcacaaaataccgcaccaagccatctacctaattcgtgccacaccgaccaacttggccatgtgcaaaacatatcgaactcaaaacatttgtgcaccaacaattttatggtactcatgtagggacatttggaggcaattccaaccttcacatctcaaaaaccataaatttcattttttcacaaaacactccaccaagcctatctaagccgtgccacaccaaCCAACTTGGCCATCTGCAAAAGACACCGAACTCAAAATATTCCTGCACCAAGAATTTtctggtactcatttggggacacttggaggccattccaacctttacatctcaaaaaccatgaatttcatttttcacaaaacaccccaccaagccatctacctaagccaggccacaccgaccaacttggccatatgCAAAATAcatcgaactcaaaacattcgtgcccaagaattttatggtactcatttggggacatttgtaggactttccaaccttcacatctcaaaaaccatgaattcattttttcacaaaacaccccaccaagccatctacctaagtcgtgccacaccgacaaACTGGCCATGTGTAAAaga is a window encoding:
- the LOC114171973 gene encoding uncharacterized protein LOC114171973; amino-acid sequence: MRSACLHLGGRRTCYRCVQEGHILRDCPIGRSTVLTPSAQSQPQQTRGSVRPQAAGRVYAMTGTEANRAGNLIFASCMIGGRSLCVLYDSGATHSFVSESIVLELGLPAKELQYDLVVSTPASGLIRTSTVCARCRIEVEGRQYRGKPDLFTFGGLGCDLGNGLLIC
- the LOC114171974 gene encoding uncharacterized protein LOC114171974 produces the protein MRQTTEKVKQIQERMKASQSRQKSYADQRRRPLEFAVGDHVFLRVTPTTGVGRAIHSRKLKYVYDPSHVLESEDLQVRRDLSVEVQPVSLGDSQTRQRKGKSITLVQVNWDKRMGDSTWELEEEVKKSYPHLFSGES